The window GTGAATCCAGGAATTCTCCGGGATCGGAGGTCTCCTGTTGCCAGTCAACCAGCGACCGCAGCCAACCCATGTCGCCGTCACGCGGGCTGCCGGGACCTTGTGCGGTCCGGTTGGGCTGGTCTTTGTACTTCCAGTGGGCTGCCACACCGTATTCTGCACGACGGTGCATCTCGTGAGTGCGGATCTGAATCTCCACGGGCTTGCCGCCGGGGCCAATCACGGTGGTATGCAGCGATTGGTACATGTTGAACTTGGGCATGGCGATGTAGTCCTTGAACCGGCCCGGAAGCGGGTTCCACCGTGAATGCAAAGTCCCCAGCGCGGCATAACAATCACGCACTGAATCCACCAGGACCCGCACGCCCATGAGGTCGTTGATGTCGTCGAAGTCCTTGTCGCGGACGATCATCTTCTGATAAATCGAGTAGTAGTGCTTGGGCCGGCCTGTGATGGTCGCCTTGATCCGAGCCGTCCGAAGATCATCTGCGATCTGGTTACGGATGACGCTGAGGCTCTTTTCGCGCTCTGGCGTACGGTCACCCACCATTCGCACGATTTCCTCGTACACCTTGGGGTACAGCGCTGCGAAGGAGAGGTCTTCAAGTTCCCACTTGATGGTGTTCATACCCAGGCGATGCGCCAGAGGTGCGAAGATCTCAAGGGTTTCACGGGCTTTGCGTGATGAGGACTCCGCGGACACGAACCGCCAGGTCCGGGCATTATGGAGCCGGTCCGCGAGCTTGATCATCAGGACACGGATGTCCTTGGCCATCGCGACGACCATCTTACGAACGGTTTCCGACTGGGCAGCCTCACCGAAACTGACTTTGTCCAACTTGGTGACACCGTCCACCAACATGGCAACTTCTGGGCCGAAGTCCCTCGTCAGGTCAGCCAGGGTGTAAGGAGTGTCCTCCACGGTGTCGTGCAGCAATGCAGCCGCCAGGGTTGTCCCTGTCATACCGAGCTCAGCCAGGATGGTGGCCACTGCCACCGGATGGGTTATGTAGGGATCACCACTCTTGCGCTTTTGTCCCTGGTGGCTCTGCTCTGCCACCGCGAAAGCGCGTTGGATCAGATCGAAATCCTCTTTGGGATTATTTGCCCGGACTGTACGAAGCAGTGGTTCCAAAATGGGCGAGTAAGGAGCAATGCCCCGGCCCGTCAGGCGGGCAAGACGGGAACGGGTGCGTTCCCTCCGCCCCGGGAAGGTGGGACGCACGCCGGGAGCATCGACCGGAACCGCCGCTGCAGTCCGTCCGGGCACACTCGTTGCCGGAACCGCCACAGCCTTGCGGCTGTCATCCCCGCCCGCCGGTGGTGCCGACGTCGCACGTTCTTCCACAGAAGTACCCCTCACAACCGATTTAATTCTCCCAGTCTATTCCCGCAGGTGAATGCTTCTGCAACCGGGCAGCACATGACGATGACACGGGCAAGTCAAAGAGCCGGCCTCCGCACTGGTGCGGAGGCCGGCTCAAGACAACCCAGACAGCTGTTCAGGGGAAGTTCAGCCCTGGACTGTGGCTTCACTCCTGCGGTGAGCAACCCTCTTGGCTTGCTTCACCAAGTCAGGCTCGCTCTGGCGCAACCATGCGTACAGCGGTGCCGCGATGAAAATCGTGGCAGCAGTTCCAATGAGGATGCCCACAAACAGCGCCAGGGAAAGATCGCGCAGAGTGCCGGCGCCCAGGAGCCCGGCACCAATGAAGAGGATTGCAGCAACTGGGAGGATGGCCACCATCATGGTGTTGATGGAGCGGACCAGGGTTTGGTTGACAGCAAGGTTGACCTCTTCGCCGAACGTACGGCGCGTGGACGTGGAGATGTCCGCGGTGTTTTCACGGATCTTGTCGAAGACCACCACCGTGTCATACAACGAGTAGCTGAGGACGGTCAGGAAGCCGATGATGGCCGACGGCGTCACTTCAAAATCACTCAAGGCGTAGACGCCCGCCGTGGTGAACATGGTGACGAGCATGCCAACAAGTGCTGACAACGACATTTTCCAGGTTCTGAAGTACAGCGCCATCAGGACAGCTGCCAACCCAACGAAGACCACCAGGCCAATGAGTGCTTGACGCGTCACATCCTGGCCCCAGGTTGGTCCCACAAAGTTGGACGTCACCTCATTCTCTGTCACCCCGTAGGCGCTGGTGAGTCCATCCTTGATCCGGTTCGTCTCGTCATCGGTCAACTGGTCCGTTTGAATGCGCATGGTGTTGCCTGCCACGTTGGCAACACGCGGAATGGCTCCCGGCACCACATCATGGACGGCCTTTTCGCCGAGGGCTGCGTCAGTGGTGCTCACGTTTGAAACAGTGAATTCCGAACCGCCACGGAACTCGATTCCAAGGTTGAACCCGCCCTTGGCGACAGGAACCAGAATGGAGAGCGCCACGGCGACCGCGGCAATGATGAACCAGATCTTCTTCGATTTTACGAAGTTGTACGAACGCTTGCCCGTGTAGAGCTCATGGCCGAAGGTTGCGAAGCTCGTGGTCATTACTTCTCCTCCTTGGTGCCGTTCGAAGAACCAGTAAGTTGGCCCTTCCCGGCAAGGCGCCTCTCGGCGATCGTCATGCGGCGTTCGGCTTCAGCAGCCGCACCGGTGTTGCGTGCGCGGACCACCGCCGGCTTTTCGGCAGGCGTGCGAAGCCGGCCGGCCCCACGGTAAAGCGGAACGGCGCCGAGGCGGTCAGGAGAGAGCCCTGAGAAACGGTGTCCTTCGCCGAAGAACTTGGTGCGCGCCAAGACCTGAAGCATGGGGTGCGTGAACATGAACACCACCAGGAGGTCGGCCAGGGCGGTCAGGCCAAGGGTGAAGGCGAAACCGCGGACGTTACCAACAGCTACGAAGTAGAGGACCAATGCCGCTAGGAGGTTGACGGCCTTGGAGGCCAGCACAGTGCGCTTGGCCCGCTTCCAGCCGTTCTCGACGGCGGACACCAATCCACGTCCCTCGCGCAGCTCATCCCTGATGCGTTCGAAGTAGACAATGAACGAGTCCGCAGTCTGGCCAATGGCCACGATGAGACCCGCTACACCGGCCAAGGAGAGCCGGTAGTTTTCCGTCCACCCAAGGATGGCGATCGCCAAATAGGTCAAAACACCCGCAACCACAAGGGACGCGATGGTCACCAGGCCCAGGGCACGGTATTGGAAGAGGGAGTAGACCACAACGAGGAACAGGCCGATCATGCCTGCCAGCAGACCAAGGCGAAGTTGGTCACCACCGAGCGTGGCGGAAATCTGCTCTTGTGATTGGATCTCAAAGCTGATGGGCAGCGCGCCATAGCGGAGCTGATCGGAGAGGGCCTTCGCAGACGCCTGGGTGAAGTTACCCGTGATCTGGGGTTTTCCGTCGGTGATAACAGCCAAGGCGCGAGGGGCGGACAGCACTTTGTCGTCCAGGACGATCGCGAACTGTGACTTCGGATCCTCAGTACCCTGGGCCTGTGCCGCGGCATAGAACTGGTTGAGGCGTTCGGTTACTGCCTTGAACTTCGCTGTTGCATCCGAGTTGAAGACAATGTTCACGCCCCAGCTATTGGTCACGGAACCTTGGGCACCCTGGACCTGGGTAAAGGTGGAATCACTGATGTCCTGGCCTTTGACCTCAACGGGCCCGAGGATGTACTTAATGGCCGGAGTCTGGTCCGTGGCCGCCTCGCAGGTCACCAGCGGCTTGGCCGGATCCGAACGATCACGCTTTTCCGGTGACGGATTTACACAGTCGAGGGCTTCAAATTCCCTGACGATGTCCGCAGTGACCCAGTTGATGTCGCTGGCGTTGGCTGGCTCCGCGGTGGGCTTGGGAAGCTGGTCCTCGGGAGTGCGCTGTTCGGCCGGAACAGCTGCCGGGTCACCATAGGTGATGACCGGGCGGAAGTTCATGTCGGCCGAGGCCTGAATGAGGTCGCGGGTCTCTTTGGAGGGCGTTCCCGGAAGACTGACCACAACGTTCCGGCCCGACTGGGTGCTGATTTCGGCTTCTGCAACACCGGAGCCGTCCACGCGCTGCCGGATGATGGCAACTGCCTGGTTGAGTTGCTCCTCATTGATCTCGCTGGAACCCTCTACCCTGGGTGCCAGGATCATCTGGGTTCCGCCTTCAAGGTCCAGAGCAAGCTTGGGAGCCCAACTGGCATTGCCAGTCACTACTCCGCCAGCAAGGACAGCGGTTAATACAACGAAAATTGCTCCAAGCCAGGTCAGCACCCTGCGGGCTGAATTTTTGGGGCCGGTCCGTGCCATTATCGATCTTCCTGTTATCGCCGGACAGCCGCCGGCCGACGCTGGTAAGCGTCTGCCGGCGGCTCTCCGCTGCCGTAGAAGTTGCCTTGCGCGGTGTCGCCGCGACTGACGGTGCTAGTTGTCCTTCTTGTCCTCTTTATTGAGGCGCGCGATGGTTTCTTCCGGTGTCTCGACGGCGGCAGGAGCTTCGGTCTGCGCGGCAGTCAAGGACGAAGCGTCATCAGGAACAACCGGTGCTTCCTCGGGGGTCGTCTCCACCACCTTGGTTACAGCCTGACGGTGAACCGTAGCCTGGTTACCCGGGGAGAGTTCGATCACGACTTTGTTCTCGGCTTCGTCGATGGACACGATGCGGCCAAAGAGACCGAAGCTGGTCATGACGTCGACGCCCGGCGCGAACTTGGACTGCATTTCAGCCTGCTGCTGCTGGGTCTTCTTGTTGCGGCGGAACATCATGAAGACAAAGAGTCCAAGCATGACGAACAGCAATATGGTCATTGGATCCACAGGGAAGTTCCGTTCTGTACTTACGTTTTGGTTCACGGCAACGTCCCGGGCAGATCCGCAAAGCGGGCATGGACCAAGGACTCGAACGTGCCGAGCGTCATATCAGTCTAGTGGGAAAAGCTGAACAGAGGGTGTTAGCCGACGGTATCTACACTTTCGGCGTGGTTTTCATCCTCACCGAACAGGGCCAAGGTCTCCTGACCGAAGACTCCAGCCGGGACGGCATAACCAAGGTGGGTCCAGGCGGATGCCATCGCGATCCGGCCACGCGGCGTGCGTCCCAAAAGTCCCTCTCGAACCAGGAAGGGCTCAGCAACGGTCTCCACCGTTTCGGGTTCCTCGCCCACGGCGATAGCCAATGTGGACAAGCCCACCGGTCCGCCATTGAACTTGGTAATCAGGGCTTCAAGGACGGACCGGTCGAGCCTGTCCAAGCCGCGCTCGTCGACTTCGTACATATCCAGGGCCGCTGAAGCGGAACGGGCATCGATCTGCTCTATGCCATGGACCAGCGCCCAGTCACGGACACGGCGCAGGAGCCTGTTGGCAATACGCGGCGTTCCCCTTGACCGGCCGGCTATCTCCGTGAAGCCCGCGGAGTTCACCTTCAGGTCCAGCAGTCCCGCGGAGCGTCGGAGGACAAGTTCGAGTTCTGCGACTGAATAGAACTCGAGGTGCCCTGTGAAGCCGAACCTGTCCCGCAGCGGACCCGGGAGAAGACCCGCCCGGGTAGTGGCGCCCACCAGTGTGAAAGGCGGCAGTTCCAAAGGAATGGCAGTTGCACCTGCTCCCTTGCCCACCACGATGTCCACGCGGAAGTCCTCCATGGCCATATACAGCATTTCTTCCGCCGGCCTGGACATGCGGTGTATTTCGTCGAGGAAAAGGACCTCGCCCTCGGAGAGGGAGGAAAGGATGGCGGCGAGGTCTCCCGCATGCTGGATGGCCGGCCCGCTGCTGATACGCAGCGGCGCGTTCATTTCCGCTGCGATGATCATGGCAAGAGTTGTCTTGCCTAGTCCTGGAGGCCCTGACATCAGCACGTGATCGGCGCTGCGACCACGCATCTTGGAGGCCTCGAGTACCAAGGCGAGTTGCTTGCGGACCCGATGCTGGCCCACGAAATCGTGCAGGTTCTTGGGACGGAGTGCGGCCTCAATGACCCGCTCTTCCGGTTCCTCTCCCCCGCTGACGAGTGACTGCTCAGCCACGGCTGCCTACACGATTGCCTGCGCGTGCCCCGTCCTGGCCCAACCAACGCAGCGTAGCCCGGAGAATTTGAGCCACGTTTCCTGCGTCCACGAGTTCCGGAGAGTCAGCCATGGCTTTGTCGATGCTGCCGTTGGCGTCTTTCTCGGACCATCCCAGACTGGTCATGGCCGCGACTACCTGGGGCTTCCATTCGGCGTTGGGGGCTGCGGCCGGAGCAGCACCGGTTCCGGTTCCGTGGGGAACCAATTTTCCGGCCAGCTCAAGGACAATCCGGCCTGCCACCTTGGGGCCAATACCCGGTACCTTGGTGAACGTTTTGCTGTCACCGGTGTGCGCCGCCACTCGGATGGCCTCCGGTTCATGTACGGCAAGGACGGCCAAAGCCAAACGCGGCCCTACCCCGCTGACGCTGAGCAGGACGTCGAAGACTTCGCGTTCGTCGTCATCAGCGAAACCGAACAGCGTGAGGGAATCTTCGCGAACGATCATGGAAGTGAAGAGCTTGGCTTCAGTCCCCGTTTTGAGATGGCTCAGGGTCTGCGGTGTGGCAAAGACACTCATTCCCGCACCGTTGAGGTCGATTACAGCGGTGGACAAACCAACGTGGGCTACGGTTCCACGGAGAAAACTGATCAAGACCCGGCTCCTGAAATACTGCCTGCTCCGTTTCCGCAAATCTTCTGTCAATCTTGCGGCCGAAGCGGACTATCCGAACATATCTACGAATACCCTAGCAAGCGGAGCCGACAATCACCGTTTGCGGCGCGCTTTTGCTTCGGCTTCAGCCCAGGCTTTCTGGGCTGGAGTGAGACCGCCCTTGCCGTTCGCACCGCTGGCTGAGCCCATTCCACTGCCTGCGCGCCACGCGTGGGTGAGAGCCAGCGCAAGGGCGTCCGCAGCGTCAGCCGGCTTCGGTGGAGCATCCAGGCGCAAAATCTTAGTCACCAACTTGGTCACGGCATCCTTGTTGGCAGTGCCGCTGCCGGTGACTGCCGCCTTGACTTCAGAAGGTGTGTGCATCGCAACGGGGATCCCTCGACGCGCGGCCGCCACGATCACCACCCCGGACGCCTGGGCGACACCCATCACCGTGCTGACATTCATCTGCGAGAAAACACGTTCGACGGCGACGACGTCCGGCTTGTGCAGGTCCAGCCATTCATCAATTGCTTGAGCTATGACCAGAAGCCTCTTATCCAGCGTCAGCTCGGCAGAGGTGCCTACCACCCCAACAGCCACCATGGTGGCCCTGCGGTTCCGCTCTATGTCCACAACACCTATGCCGCAACGGGTGAGGCCCGGATCGACTCCCAATACGCGAAGAGTCAAGTCCGGGCCTTCCTGGTGGCTGTAAACCTGCTGGGTGAAAAAATAACGCGCTGCGCCTTAGCCGACTATTCGGCGTCGAGGGCAGCCTGAACTTCCTCGCTGAGGTCCGCATTGCTGTAGACGTTCTGAACATCGTCCAGATCTTCCAGAGCGTCCACGAGCTTCATGAACTTCTTGGCGCCGTCAACATCCAGGTCCACCTGCATGGAAGGAACAAATTCGGCTTCATCGGTGTCGTACTCGATGTCCGCTTCCTTCAGGGCGTCGCGGATGGCCTGAAGGTCAGAGGGCTCGGAGTGAATTTCCCAGTTCTCGCCACTGTCCTTGACTTCCTCGGCTCCGGCCTCCAGGACCGCCATCAGGATGTCGTCTTCGCTGAGGCCGTTCTTGGGCAAGACAACAACGCCCTTGCGGGCGAAGAGGTAGCTCACGGAACCGGGGTCGGCGATGGTGCCGCCGTTGCGTGAAATTGCCAGGCGCACCTCGGAAGCTGCGCGGTTCTTGTTGTCCGTCAGACACTCAATCAACAACGCCGAACCCTGCGGACCGCGGGCCTCATACATAATTTCGGTGTAGTCCACCACTTCACCGGTGAGCCCGGCCCCACGCTTGATGGCACGGTCGATGTTGTCATTGGGAACCGAAGTTTTCTTGGCCTTCGTGACAGCAAGTTCAAGTCCCGGGTTGCCGGCGAGGTCAGGGCCACCCATGCGGGCAGCAACTTCGATGTTCTTGATCAGTTTCGCGAACGACTTTGCACGCCTGCCGTCAATGATGGCTTTCTTGTGCTTGGTGGTCGCCCATTTGGAGTGGCCTGACATGCTTTACGCTTCTCCTCTGATCATTCGAATAAAGAGTTCATGCACGCGTTTCTCTCCCGTCACTTCCGGATGGAAGGAGGTAGCCAGCAACTGGCCGGAACGCACTGCAACAATTCTAGCCACTCCGTGCAAAGTGGCCGTGTGGCTGGCATGGCCGGGGTCAACCTGGGCAAGGACTTCCACCCCCGGCCCCACACGCTCCACCCAGGGGCCGCGGATAAATACCGCGTGAACAGGATCCACACCGGACTCCCCTGCGCTGAAATCAAGTCCCCTGAAATCGAGGTCGGTTTCAAACGACTCGCGTTGTCGTCCAAAAGCATTCCTGCGGACCGTGATATCCAGCCCGCCGAAGGTCTGCTGGGGATTTCCGTCCAGGTCCGTTGCCGGGTCTGCAATTTCATTGGCCAACAGGATCATGCCGGCACAGGAGCCGTAGACCGGAAGGCCTTCAGCGATCCGCTTTTGAAGGGGGTCACGGACTTCAAAGATGCGGGATAGCTTGTCAATGGTGGTGGATTCGCCGCCGGGGATGATCAGGCCGTCAATGTCGTCAAGCTCTGACGGGCGACGAATACCCACGCCGGTGGCGCCGGCGGCCTCAACAGCGTGGATGTGCTCGCGGAAGTCGCCTTGGAGAGCCAGCACGCCGATCCGGAGTCCTGAACCCACGCGTGACGAAGCGTCGGAAAGGGGGTTGGTCATTCGACCATCATAGTAGCCATGGGCCTCGGTGACGCTGCCGGCAGTTACCACGCACTTCCGCCAGTCGGGGTTCCATGCCCTGACTGGGATATATTACAGAGCATGCTTTCCTTCAGCGTTCCCCTCGGCAAGCTGGTCCGCACACTGTCCCGGCTTCGGGGCGGAGGCTCAGCTTTTCCTGGCTTGGTGGTCGAGAAAATCGATCCCGGCTTCATGCAGCGAACGCTGGCATCGCTCCCCCTTGGCGTAGCCGTGGTCAGCGGCACCAACGGCAAGACCACCACCACCAAGATGGTGGTGGAACTCCTTGAAAGCCAAGGCCTGAAAGTCTTCACCAACCGCAGCGGCAGCAACTTCACCCGCGGTGTCGCCGCCTCCCTCCTGGGCGATGTGGACTGGCGCGGACGGCTCGACGCAGACATTGCCATCCTGGAACTTGACGAAGCCCATGCCGTGCACTTCGTCAACAAAGTGGAGCCCCGTTTCAGCCTCCTGTTGAATGTCCTGCGCGACCAATTGGACCGCTTCGGTGAAATCGACAAGACCGCCAGGCTGCTGGAACACATCGCCTCCAAGACCACCGGCACCGTTGTCCTCAACCGGGAGGACCCCCGTGTCGCCCGGATCGCCAACGCGCTCAATACCCTGGACGCCGTCCACCACCCCGAAGTCCGGTACTTCGGCCTCGACGAATCTTTACGCAGCACCTTTCCCAACGATGACGACATGCGCACGGGCAGTGGCCCGTCCCCGTCCGGCACCTCTGTCGCCGCCGAGACCGGTGACGATGTAGACCTGCCAGCTGCCGACGTCGTGCTCCGCCGGGTAGGTGCCCAGGACGCTGATTTTGAGTTCGACGGCGAAACCGTCACCACATCGATGAAATTGCGCGGCGTCTACAACATCTTCAA is drawn from Arthrobacter sp. 31Y and contains these coding sequences:
- a CDS encoding RelA/SpoT family protein, with protein sequence MEERATSAPPAGGDDSRKAVAVPATSVPGRTAAAVPVDAPGVRPTFPGRRERTRSRLARLTGRGIAPYSPILEPLLRTVRANNPKEDFDLIQRAFAVAEQSHQGQKRKSGDPYITHPVAVATILAELGMTGTTLAAALLHDTVEDTPYTLADLTRDFGPEVAMLVDGVTKLDKVSFGEAAQSETVRKMVVAMAKDIRVLMIKLADRLHNARTWRFVSAESSSRKARETLEIFAPLAHRLGMNTIKWELEDLSFAALYPKVYEEIVRMVGDRTPEREKSLSVIRNQIADDLRTARIKATITGRPKHYYSIYQKMIVRDKDFDDINDLMGVRVLVDSVRDCYAALGTLHSRWNPLPGRFKDYIAMPKFNMYQSLHTTVIGPGGKPVEIQIRTHEMHRRAEYGVAAHWKYKDQPNRTAQGPGSPRDGDMGWLRSLVDWQQETSDPGEFLDSLRYEINAREVFVFTPKGEVMALPAGSTPVDFAYAVHTEVGHRTIGARVNGKLVPLNSELNHGDWVEIFTSKAEGAGPSQDWQHFVKSARARNKIRQWFTKERREEAIERGKDMLTRAMRKQNLPLQRLMTHDALSAVAEDFHYVDISGLYAGVGDGHTSAQSVMEKLVEHLGGHETPDEDLDEVSIPTQVAKSKFSDSGVIVRGVGDVWVKLARCCTPVPPDPILGFVTRGSGVSVHRTDCTNVSGLRDQPDRIVEVEWAPTQSSVFLVEIQVEALDRKSLLSDVTRILSENHVNILAASVHTSSDRVAISKFAFEMGDPKYLHHVLNAVRRIDGVFDVYRTTGNRRRS
- the secF gene encoding protein translocase subunit SecF, yielding MTTSFATFGHELYTGKRSYNFVKSKKIWFIIAAVAVALSILVPVAKGGFNLGIEFRGGSEFTVSNVSTTDAALGEKAVHDVVPGAIPRVANVAGNTMRIQTDQLTDDETNRIKDGLTSAYGVTENEVTSNFVGPTWGQDVTRQALIGLVVFVGLAAVLMALYFRTWKMSLSALVGMLVTMFTTAGVYALSDFEVTPSAIIGFLTVLSYSLYDTVVVFDKIRENTADISTSTRRTFGEEVNLAVNQTLVRSINTMMVAILPVAAILFIGAGLLGAGTLRDLSLALFVGILIGTAATIFIAAPLYAWLRQSEPDLVKQAKRVAHRRSEATVQG
- the secD gene encoding protein translocase subunit SecD, encoding MARTGPKNSARRVLTWLGAIFVVLTAVLAGGVVTGNASWAPKLALDLEGGTQMILAPRVEGSSEINEEQLNQAVAIIRQRVDGSGVAEAEISTQSGRNVVVSLPGTPSKETRDLIQASADMNFRPVITYGDPAAVPAEQRTPEDQLPKPTAEPANASDINWVTADIVREFEALDCVNPSPEKRDRSDPAKPLVTCEAATDQTPAIKYILGPVEVKGQDISDSTFTQVQGAQGSVTNSWGVNIVFNSDATAKFKAVTERLNQFYAAAQAQGTEDPKSQFAIVLDDKVLSAPRALAVITDGKPQITGNFTQASAKALSDQLRYGALPISFEIQSQEQISATLGGDQLRLGLLAGMIGLFLVVVYSLFQYRALGLVTIASLVVAGVLTYLAIAILGWTENYRLSLAGVAGLIVAIGQTADSFIVYFERIRDELREGRGLVSAVENGWKRAKRTVLASKAVNLLAALVLYFVAVGNVRGFAFTLGLTALADLLVVFMFTHPMLQVLARTKFFGEGHRFSGLSPDRLGAVPLYRGAGRLRTPAEKPAVVRARNTGAAAEAERRMTIAERRLAGKGQLTGSSNGTKEEK
- the yajC gene encoding preprotein translocase subunit YajC; translation: MTILLFVMLGLFVFMMFRRNKKTQQQQAEMQSKFAPGVDVMTSFGLFGRIVSIDEAENKVVIELSPGNQATVHRQAVTKVVETTPEEAPVVPDDASSLTAAQTEAPAAVETPEETIARLNKEDKKDN
- the ruvB gene encoding Holliday junction branch migration DNA helicase RuvB: MAEQSLVSGGEEPEERVIEAALRPKNLHDFVGQHRVRKQLALVLEASKMRGRSADHVLMSGPPGLGKTTLAMIIAAEMNAPLRISSGPAIQHAGDLAAILSSLSEGEVLFLDEIHRMSRPAEEMLYMAMEDFRVDIVVGKGAGATAIPLELPPFTLVGATTRAGLLPGPLRDRFGFTGHLEFYSVAELELVLRRSAGLLDLKVNSAGFTEIAGRSRGTPRIANRLLRRVRDWALVHGIEQIDARSASAALDMYEVDERGLDRLDRSVLEALITKFNGGPVGLSTLAIAVGEEPETVETVAEPFLVREGLLGRTPRGRIAMASAWTHLGYAVPAGVFGQETLALFGEDENHAESVDTVG
- the ruvA gene encoding Holliday junction branch migration protein RuvA, with protein sequence MISFLRGTVAHVGLSTAVIDLNGAGMSVFATPQTLSHLKTGTEAKLFTSMIVREDSLTLFGFADDDEREVFDVLLSVSGVGPRLALAVLAVHEPEAIRVAAHTGDSKTFTKVPGIGPKVAGRIVLELAGKLVPHGTGTGAAPAAAPNAEWKPQVVAAMTSLGWSEKDANGSIDKAMADSPELVDAGNVAQILRATLRWLGQDGARAGNRVGSRG
- the ruvC gene encoding crossover junction endodeoxyribonuclease RuvC, which produces MTLRVLGVDPGLTRCGIGVVDIERNRRATMVAVGVVGTSAELTLDKRLLVIAQAIDEWLDLHKPDVVAVERVFSQMNVSTVMGVAQASGVVIVAAARRGIPVAMHTPSEVKAAVTGSGTANKDAVTKLVTKILRLDAPPKPADAADALALALTHAWRAGSGMGSASGANGKGGLTPAQKAWAEAEAKARRKR
- a CDS encoding YebC/PmpR family DNA-binding transcriptional regulator — encoded protein: MSGHSKWATTKHKKAIIDGRRAKSFAKLIKNIEVAARMGGPDLAGNPGLELAVTKAKKTSVPNDNIDRAIKRGAGLTGEVVDYTEIMYEARGPQGSALLIECLTDNKNRAASEVRLAISRNGGTIADPGSVSYLFARKGVVVLPKNGLSEDDILMAVLEAGAEEVKDSGENWEIHSEPSDLQAIRDALKEADIEYDTDEAEFVPSMQVDLDVDGAKKFMKLVDALEDLDDVQNVYSNADLSEEVQAALDAE
- the pdxT gene encoding pyridoxal 5'-phosphate synthase glutaminase subunit PdxT; this encodes MTNPLSDASSRVGSGLRIGVLALQGDFREHIHAVEAAGATGVGIRRPSELDDIDGLIIPGGESTTIDKLSRIFEVRDPLQKRIAEGLPVYGSCAGMILLANEIADPATDLDGNPQQTFGGLDITVRRNAFGRQRESFETDLDFRGLDFSAGESGVDPVHAVFIRGPWVERVGPGVEVLAQVDPGHASHTATLHGVARIVAVRSGQLLATSFHPEVTGEKRVHELFIRMIRGEA
- a CDS encoding Mur ligase family protein → MLSFSVPLGKLVRTLSRLRGGGSAFPGLVVEKIDPGFMQRTLASLPLGVAVVSGTNGKTTTTKMVVELLESQGLKVFTNRSGSNFTRGVAASLLGDVDWRGRLDADIAILELDEAHAVHFVNKVEPRFSLLLNVLRDQLDRFGEIDKTARLLEHIASKTTGTVVLNREDPRVARIANALNTLDAVHHPEVRYFGLDESLRSTFPNDDDMRTGSGPSPSGTSVAAETGDDVDLPAADVVLRRVGAQDADFEFDGETVTTSMKLRGVYNIFNAAAALSLARSVLGTGPVDTPKLVKALGEVAPAFGRGESLTVDGQPLELVLVKNPSGFRLGLKSFPAGGYATMIAINDNYADGRDMSWLWDVEFDSLREGGVEVLTGVRAYDMALRLQYDDVHFGVVEPDITSALRAFIDGSRGKPKRVFCTYTSMLAIRRELAKITIVEVVS